The Terriglobales bacterium genome includes a window with the following:
- a CDS encoding thiolase family protein: MQEVFILSAVRTPIGKFGGSLAQMSAADMGTVAARAALERAGVDGAEVEETIIGNARQAGGGPNVARQVSIRAGVPETVPAYTVNQACASGLKSIALAFQEMVNGNMDCVLAGGTESMSRLPYYLDGARWGYRLGNQELVDGMYRDGFFCPMAKMVMGETAEVLAREFHISREEQDQYALCSQQRAERAIHSGRFDAEIVPVTIESKKGTQVFARDEHPIPQVSLEKMSRLKPVFSSDGTITAGNASGITDGAAAVFLASGSFVTDRKLKPLAKILAATSAGVSPERMGIGPVPALQKLDARHGIKTSDADLIELNEAFAAQVLACDRQIQFDRDKLNVNGGAIALGHPIGCTGTRITVTLIHEMLKRKARLGIATLCVSGGMGMALALENVA; this comes from the coding sequence TTGCAGGAAGTATTCATACTTTCCGCTGTGCGCACGCCGATCGGCAAATTCGGCGGCTCGCTCGCGCAGATGAGCGCTGCCGACATGGGCACGGTTGCGGCTCGTGCGGCGCTTGAGCGGGCAGGAGTCGACGGCGCTGAGGTGGAAGAGACAATCATTGGGAATGCCCGTCAGGCGGGCGGCGGTCCCAATGTTGCTCGGCAGGTTTCCATTCGCGCCGGTGTTCCCGAAACGGTGCCGGCGTACACAGTCAATCAGGCGTGCGCTTCAGGACTGAAATCCATCGCGCTCGCGTTTCAGGAGATGGTGAACGGCAATATGGATTGCGTACTGGCCGGCGGCACGGAATCGATGTCGCGTCTTCCTTATTACCTCGACGGCGCGCGCTGGGGATACCGCCTGGGAAATCAGGAGTTGGTCGATGGCATGTATCGTGACGGTTTCTTTTGCCCGATGGCCAAGATGGTGATGGGCGAAACCGCCGAGGTGCTCGCACGTGAATTTCATATCTCGCGCGAAGAGCAGGACCAGTACGCGCTCTGCTCGCAACAACGCGCCGAGCGCGCCATTCACTCGGGTCGCTTCGACGCGGAGATCGTCCCTGTCACAATCGAGAGCAAGAAGGGCACGCAGGTGTTTGCCCGTGACGAACATCCGATTCCGCAAGTGTCGTTGGAGAAGATGTCGAGGCTGAAACCTGTCTTCTCGTCCGATGGAACGATCACGGCCGGCAATGCATCAGGAATCACCGATGGCGCCGCAGCAGTGTTTCTGGCAAGCGGTTCGTTTGTGACTGATCGCAAGTTGAAGCCACTCGCAAAGATTCTCGCGGCCACGAGCGCTGGCGTCAGTCCCGAGCGAATGGGAATCGGTCCCGTTCCAGCTCTGCAGAAGCTCGACGCCAGACACGGAATCAAAACATCGGACGCCGACCTCATCGAGCTAAACGAAGCCTTCGCCGCGCAGGTGCTCGCCTGTGATCGTCAGATTCAGTTTGACCGCGACAAGCTCAACGTCAACGGCGGGGCGATTGCGCTCGGCCATCCAATCGGTTGCACGGGAACGCGAATTACAGTGACTCTCATTCACGAGATGTTAAAGCGAAAAGCCCGGCTGGGAATCGCGACGCTATGCGTTAGTGGCGGGATGGGAATGGCCTTGGCCCTTGAAAATGTCGCCTGA
- a CDS encoding response regulator, translating into MAETLLYVDDNLQRLEVMNARLRLLGYKVLTASNGVDALKLFTENYIDLAVVDYYMPGMSGDLVALEMKTIRPAVPVIIFSGVFTLAEMVIAYVDGFVSTSDDPDALIRKIAEVLKPRRSARAG; encoded by the coding sequence ATGGCTGAAACCCTCCTCTATGTTGACGACAACCTGCAGAGGTTGGAGGTAATGAATGCCCGCCTTCGACTGCTTGGGTATAAGGTGCTCACCGCCAGTAACGGCGTGGACGCTCTCAAGCTGTTTACCGAAAACTACATTGACCTTGCTGTTGTCGACTACTACATGCCGGGCATGAGCGGTGACCTCGTCGCGCTGGAAATGAAAACGATCCGACCTGCCGTACCGGTCATCATCTTCTCGGGCGTGTTTACCCTCGCCGAAATGGTGATTGCATACGTCGACGGCTTCGTTTCTACATCAGACGATCCCGATGCGCTTATCAGAAAGATTGCCGAAGTGCTGAAGCCGCGACGTTCGGCGCGAGCGGGATAA